One region of Vallitalea okinawensis genomic DNA includes:
- a CDS encoding YqzL family protein: MLEEVFWKYFKNTGNINAYMATKELDTNEEHEYNTYQTNTESYHDHNDDYFTNDMN, from the coding sequence ATGTTGGAAGAAGTTTTCTGGAAATACTTTAAAAACACAGGTAACATCAATGCTTATATGGCAACAAAGGAACTTGATACCAATGAGGAGCATGAATATAATACTTATCAAACCAATACAGAGAGTTATCATGACCATAATGATGACTACTTTACAAACGATATGAATTAA
- the era gene encoding GTPase Era translates to MSNDFKSGFVTIVGRPNVGKSTLMNQVVGEKVAIMSNKPQTTRNRIQSIHTTEEGQIVFIDTPGIHKPQSKLGEYMVKVAENTLNEVDVVLFLVEPDQKPGKGDRYIIEQLEHVKTPVFLVINKIDTVDRDSILEVIAAYKDLYDFKEIVPISAYKGENVDELMKTLYKYMEEGPMYFPGNMITDQPERQIVAEFIREKALHSLQQEIPHGIAVVIEKMVEREDKNLIEINATIICERDSHKRIIIGKQGSMLKKIGSLARRDIEHLLGTKVYLELWVKIKKDWRDSDFLLKNFGYSNGEL, encoded by the coding sequence TTGAGTAATGATTTTAAATCTGGATTTGTTACAATAGTAGGGAGACCTAATGTAGGAAAGTCTACATTAATGAACCAAGTTGTTGGGGAGAAAGTAGCCATCATGTCCAACAAACCTCAAACTACAAGAAACCGCATACAAAGTATTCATACCACTGAAGAAGGACAAATCGTATTCATCGATACGCCGGGTATACATAAACCTCAGTCTAAACTAGGTGAGTATATGGTAAAGGTGGCAGAAAATACACTGAATGAGGTTGATGTAGTTTTATTCTTAGTTGAACCTGATCAAAAACCTGGTAAAGGTGATCGTTATATCATAGAGCAATTGGAACACGTTAAAACACCTGTTTTTCTTGTTATTAATAAGATTGATACAGTTGATCGTGATTCAATTTTGGAAGTCATAGCTGCATATAAAGATCTTTATGATTTTAAAGAGATTGTACCAATATCTGCATACAAAGGTGAAAACGTTGATGAGCTAATGAAGACATTATATAAATACATGGAAGAAGGTCCTATGTATTTCCCTGGGAATATGATTACAGATCAACCTGAGCGTCAGATTGTTGCAGAATTTATCAGAGAGAAAGCACTTCATAGTTTGCAACAAGAAATACCTCATGGTATTGCCGTTGTTATTGAGAAGATGGTTGAAAGAGAAGATAAGAATTTAATTGAGATTAATGCTACTATTATATGTGAAAGAGATTCACATAAGAGAATTATAATAGGAAAACAAGGTTCTATGCTTAAGAAAATAGGTTCTTTAGCAAGAAGAGATATAGAGCATTTATTAGGTACTAAAGTATACTTAGAGTTGTGGGTGAAAATTAAGAAAGACTGGCGAGATAGTGATTTCTTATTAAAAAACTTTGGTTATAGTAACGGAGAACTCTAA